One window from the genome of Dyella sp. A6 encodes:
- the ubiH gene encoding 2-octaprenyl-6-methoxyphenyl hydroxylase, which translates to MNPSEAPIRETGVLIVGGGLVGASLAIALDAAGIPAVLVEAAAPRADAQPSYDERNLALARATVNGLDAIGVWTHAAAQATPIRHIHVSRAGEFGSARLDAALHGVDAMGWTLPARELGAALLARLASCTRLTRLAPAKLERLQPLDAGWRAHVRTADGEQVIDTALLVGADGTESLVRAQLGIEAERIDYRQTLFVATVTPEREHAHRAYERFSDDGPVALLPLAGRRCGLVLTVPGEQAGAVAALDDEGFLALAQRRLGWRLGRLSRPGKRHPYAIHRVAAARLTGPRAVLVGNAAQTVHPIGAQGFNLGLRDALTLAELVAGAPDPGDAGLLERYAAQRAPDREGTMAMSHGLVRLACLEQPLLAPLRSLGLLAYDRVSPLQSMLARRGMGFRGKPPRAVLERLP; encoded by the coding sequence ATGAATCCTTCCGAAGCTCCCATCCGCGAGACCGGCGTGCTGATCGTCGGCGGTGGCCTGGTCGGGGCCAGCCTGGCGATCGCGCTGGACGCGGCCGGCATTCCGGCCGTGCTGGTCGAGGCCGCGGCACCACGCGCCGACGCCCAGCCTAGCTACGACGAGCGTAACCTGGCGCTGGCCCGCGCCACCGTCAACGGTCTCGACGCGATCGGGGTCTGGACGCATGCCGCCGCGCAGGCCACGCCGATCCGGCACATCCATGTCAGCCGTGCCGGCGAGTTCGGCAGTGCGCGTCTCGATGCGGCCCTGCACGGTGTGGACGCGATGGGCTGGACACTGCCCGCACGCGAGCTGGGCGCGGCGCTGCTGGCCCGCCTGGCGTCGTGCACGCGGCTGACGCGTCTCGCGCCGGCGAAGCTGGAGCGGCTGCAGCCGCTCGATGCCGGCTGGCGTGCCCATGTACGCACGGCCGATGGCGAGCAGGTCATCGACACGGCACTGCTGGTGGGTGCGGACGGCACCGAGTCGCTGGTGCGCGCGCAGCTGGGCATCGAGGCGGAACGCATCGATTACCGGCAGACCCTGTTCGTCGCCACCGTCACGCCGGAACGCGAACACGCACATCGCGCCTACGAGCGTTTTTCCGACGATGGGCCGGTAGCGCTGCTGCCCCTGGCCGGGCGGCGCTGCGGTCTGGTGCTCACGGTTCCCGGCGAGCAGGCCGGGGCGGTGGCGGCGCTGGACGACGAGGGCTTCCTCGCGCTGGCGCAGCGCCGGCTGGGCTGGCGGCTGGGCCGCCTGAGCCGTCCGGGCAAGCGTCATCCGTATGCGATCCACCGTGTCGCGGCCGCCCGTCTCACGGGTCCGCGCGCGGTGCTGGTGGGTAATGCGGCGCAGACCGTGCATCCGATCGGCGCACAGGGTTTCAACCTCGGCCTGCGTGATGCGCTGACCCTGGCCGAGCTGGTCGCCGGAGCGCCCGACCCGGGTGATGCCGGCCTGCTGGAACGCTACGCCGCGCAGCGTGCGCCGGACCGCGAAGGCACCATGGCGATGAGTCATGGCCTGGTCCGGCTGGCCTGTCTGGAGCAGCCGCTACTGGCGCCGCTGCGCTCGCTCGGCCTGCTGGCCTACGATCGTGTGTCGCCGTTGCAGTCCATGTTGGCGCGGCGGGGCATGGGCTTTCGCGGCAAGCCGCCGCGTGCCGTGCTGGAGCGTCTGCCGTGA
- a CDS encoding cob(I)yrinic acid a,c-diamide adenosyltransferase, with protein MGNRLSKIYTRTGDDGSTGLGDGSRVAKDSPRVAAYGTVDELNSTLGMVLACAGIADDIRETLTQVQHELFDLGGELCIPGMAMIEDADIDRLESVLDGFNEALPPLKDFILPGGGMAASCCHLARTVCRRAEREVIALARVEQIRPQAQRYLNRLSDLLFVLCRVLARADGHGEVLWQHERRRKPKA; from the coding sequence GTGGGCAACCGGCTCTCGAAGATCTACACACGCACCGGCGACGATGGCTCGACCGGCCTCGGCGACGGGTCGCGGGTGGCGAAGGACTCGCCCCGGGTCGCCGCCTACGGCACCGTGGACGAGCTCAACAGCACCCTCGGCATGGTGCTGGCCTGTGCCGGCATCGCCGACGACATCCGCGAGACGCTGACCCAGGTCCAGCACGAGCTGTTCGACCTGGGCGGCGAGCTGTGCATCCCCGGCATGGCGATGATCGAGGACGCCGACATCGACCGGCTGGAAAGCGTGCTGGACGGCTTCAACGAGGCGCTGCCGCCGCTGAAGGACTTCATCCTGCCCGGCGGTGGCATGGCGGCGTCCTGCTGCCACCTTGCACGCACTGTGTGCCGGCGCGCCGAACGCGAGGTGATCGCCCTGGCCCGGGTCGAGCAGATCCGCCCGCAGGCGCAGCGCTACCTCAACCGGCTGTCCGACCTTCTGTTCGTGCTGTGCCGCGTACTGGCACGTGCCGACGGCCACGGCGAAGTGCTGTGGCAGCACGAACGCCGGCGCAAGCCCAAGGCCTGA
- a CDS encoding histone deacetylase family protein, with amino-acid sequence MLRLYTHPACLRHDTGPGHPESPARLSAVLRALDHDRFAALDRVEAPRATREQLLRVHRSAHVANILDTAVTDGSRRLDEDTVMSPGSAEAALRAAGAAVAAVDAVLAGEALHAFCAVRPPGHHATPDRAMGFCLFDNVAVGAAHALAVHGLKRVAIADFDVHHGNGTQAIFEREPRVLFLSSHQSPLYPETGREDERGVGNVVNGCLSAGDGSYAFRETWDGLLLPRLHAFKPQLVMVSAGFDAHRDDPLADLQLAAEDYAWLTAKLVDLARSHAGNRLVSTLEGGYDLQALAACTAAHVTELMD; translated from the coding sequence ATGCTGCGGCTCTACACGCATCCCGCCTGCCTCAGGCATGACACCGGCCCGGGTCATCCGGAATCCCCCGCGCGCCTGAGCGCGGTGCTGCGGGCACTGGACCACGACCGTTTCGCCGCCCTCGACCGGGTCGAAGCCCCGCGGGCCACCCGCGAACAGCTGCTGCGGGTCCATCGCAGCGCCCATGTCGCCAATATCCTCGACACCGCCGTCACCGATGGCAGCCGGCGGCTCGATGAAGACACCGTGATGTCGCCCGGCTCGGCCGAGGCCGCGCTGCGCGCCGCCGGTGCCGCGGTCGCGGCGGTCGATGCCGTGCTGGCGGGCGAGGCGCTCCACGCCTTCTGCGCCGTGCGCCCGCCCGGCCATCACGCCACGCCGGACCGGGCCATGGGCTTCTGCCTGTTCGACAACGTCGCGGTGGGCGCGGCGCATGCCCTGGCCGTACACGGCCTCAAGCGTGTCGCGATCGCCGATTTCGACGTCCATCACGGCAACGGCACCCAGGCGATCTTCGAGCGCGAGCCACGCGTGCTGTTCCTCTCCAGCCACCAGTCGCCGCTGTACCCCGAAACCGGCCGCGAGGACGAGCGGGGGGTGGGCAATGTCGTCAACGGATGCCTGTCGGCCGGCGACGGCTCCTACGCCTTCCGCGAAACCTGGGACGGCCTGCTGCTGCCGCGGCTACACGCATTCAAGCCGCAGCTGGTGATGGTCTCGGCCGGCTTCGACGCGCATCGCGACGACCCGCTGGCTGACCTGCAGCTGGCCGCCGAGGACTACGCCTGGCTGACCGCGAAGCTGGTCGACCTGGCCCGCAGCCATGCCGGGAACCGGCTGGTCTCGACACTGGAGGGCGGCTACGACCTTCAGGCCCTGGCGGCCTGTACGGCCGCCCACGTCACCGAATTGATGGACTAG
- the msrB gene encoding peptide-methionine (R)-S-oxide reductase MsrB, translating into MSSTPNPLTNPVRLHKTDSQWQADLTPEQYAVCRCSATEPPFSGKWYHHREAGTYVCVGCRTGLFASETKYDSGSGWPAFFQPLARTSISLHQDQSRGMRRTEVRCANCDSHLGHLFPDGPRPTGMRYCINSLALDFLPIN; encoded by the coding sequence ATGAGCTCGACCCCAAACCCACTCACGAATCCGGTCCGGTTGCACAAGACCGACTCCCAGTGGCAGGCCGATCTGACCCCTGAGCAGTACGCGGTGTGCCGCTGTTCGGCTACGGAGCCGCCGTTCAGCGGCAAGTGGTACCACCATCGCGAGGCCGGCACCTACGTGTGCGTGGGATGCCGGACCGGTCTGTTCGCTTCCGAAACCAAATACGACTCGGGCTCTGGCTGGCCGGCCTTTTTCCAGCCGCTCGCGCGTACCTCGATCAGCCTGCACCAGGACCAGAGTCGCGGCATGCGGCGTACCGAAGTGCGTTGCGCGAACTGCGATTCGCACCTGGGGCACCTGTTTCCGGATGGCCCGCGCCCGACCGGCATGCGCTATTGCATCAACTCGCTGGCGCTGGATTTCCTGCCGATCAACTAG